TACGAAAGGTAGCTTGCACGATCCGATTCTGGACGACGTAGAAGGATTTAACGCTATCGATCAGGTAAATATACGTACACTATCACCGTGGGTATGTAACAAAAAATTTTATGGATTACTAACTTTTGAACCTCTCAAACTTTgaacatttttaaatattagTACCTTTTTGTTTTGTTAACACATTTTCACTATTGTTAACAAACGAAAGAAGTCGATAATTACACTTATTTTGTATTTTGCTCGTTCTTGCTGATGGATAATTTTTTCAACATAGGAGAGAGCAACGGtaatttaatagtttttttaaTTATCATCGAGTATCCtcattttctacaatttttaaTTCATATTCATGCTTATGCTCAACTACGATcatatttttttctttattgTACGTTCTATGTAAATAGTTTCGTTTTGATATCGTATTTCTTTATATAGCAACAATTTTATCTTTCTATAAAGGCTTTGACGCGTCTCGGTTTGACTGAAGCAGAAAGAATGGAAATTTATACGATGGTGGCAGCAGTCCTTCATCTTGGTAACATCATGTTCGAGGATAATCCTGAAGACACGAAAGGCGGTTCTAGGATATGCGTCAGTTCCGAGAAAGCAATGATAATGAGCGCAAAATTACTAGGTGTTGATCCAGAAGAGCTTAGACAAGCATTAGTATCGAAGGTGATGCAAACCAGCCGTGGTGGTATCAAAGGGACGGTCATTATGTAAGTTTATATATTGAAATTGTATTTATTgtgataatataaataatataagatAAATAGTACTCATATGTTAACATGAATCtacattttaaaataaaaaatatagtaGAAAAACAGTAATTAGTGGCTTAATGTTTTAAGGGTACCATTAAAAGTCTATGAAGCCAATAATGCAAGGGACGCTTTGGCAAAAGCCATTTATAGTAAATTATTTGATCATATTGTAGCTCGTATCAATAagagtattcctttcaaggctTCGAGTTATTACATTGGGGTTTTGGATATCGCAGGATTCGGTATGTGTTTTATTTGCGACACATTTGATATATCAATCGAAGTGAAGACTATTTGATTGATCTAATGTATTGCTTATTTCTATTCTTTTATACAGAATACTTTAAAGTTAATAGTTTCGAACAGTTTTGCATAAATTATTGTAATGAGAAGTTACAACAGTTTTTCAATGAAAGAATATTGAAGTATGAGCAAGACCTTTACGCAAGGGAATCATTAAACGTACCGAAGATATCTTACGTAGATAATCAAGATTGTATTGGTGACTATCATTGTTAATTCATTGTTACATAATTTTAAAGACGCAATCATATCTACATTTATATCTACCTGATTTTCAGATCTAATTGAATCAAAAAACATGGGAATTTTCAGTCTTTTAGACGAGGAATCGAAATTACCGACTCATAGTTTTGCGCATTTTACTAGCGAGGTTCATCGTGTCTGGAGTAGTCATTTCAGAATAACTTTACCGCGAACTTCTCGTTTGAAGGCTCATAGAGAGTTGCGCGATGATGAAGGATTTGTAATCCGTCATTATGCTGGTGGCGTTTGCTACCAAACGGTATTTTATTTACTATTAATAATTTTCTACCGAAGAAGTAGCTTTGCATAATTCATTGAATGCGTTACAAGTAGtatatgatataattttaaaAGTAGATAAAAAGGTTCAAAAGATATACATTTTTCAGAACCTTTTTATAGAGAAAAATAACGATGCTCTGCATGCATCACTGGAAGCACTGATTCAAGAAAGTAACAACAAATTTCTTAGAACACAATTTGCCAATAATTCCTGTCAAAAAGGGAAACTTACTTTTATTAGTGTTGGTAGTAAATTCAAGACGCAGCTTGGAGAATTGATGGATAAATTAAAGAGCAACGTaagaaaattatttttcattatttattTTAACGATACGTGTACATTATAAGTgagaaatattatattttatactaGTTGAATTTAAACGTTGCTTCCACTTGAGATagataaattttaattaaaccttTTTCCATTGTACAGGGAACAAATTTCATTCGTTGTATTAAACCGAACAACGACATGGTAGCTCATCAGTTTGACGGTAACAGTATTTTAGGACAGCTTCGTTGTTCCGGAATGACATCTGTTTTGGAACTTATGGAGCACGGTTATCCTAGCCGAGTTCCGTTTCAGGAGTTGTACAACATGTACAAATCCTATCTTCCACCAGAATTGGCTAAACTGGAACCGAGATTTTTCTGCGAGGCGTTGCTCCACAGTCTGAAATTGAACAAGAAAGATTTCAAATTTGGAATAACCAGAGTGTTTTTCAAGCCAGGAAAATTCGCTGAATTCGACAAGATAATGAAATCAGACCCCGAAAATTTAAGAAAGTTGGTGGCGAACGTGAAGAAGTggttacttaaatctcgatggaACAAGATGCAGTTCTGCGCGTTATCTGTAATCAAGTTGAAGAACAAGATCATATATCGAAGGCAACACTTAATTATCTTGCAGAAAACTGCGAGGATGTATATAGCCAAGAAACAGCACCGTCCTCGCGTAAAAGGTATCGTGAAGATTAAAAACTTGAAGACGCAACTAGTTGGAATGGAAGAGACGGCCAAGCAGTTGAGGAATCGTGAGAAACCTATGAGCGACGTGAAGAGATTGCAAGATGATTTGGAAGCTGCGATCAAGAGGATCAAGAATAACGAGCGGATAAAACCGTCGGAGATCGATTCTCTGTACACGAATTTGGTGAACCAGGTGAACAAGCAAATGGCGTCGCTCCAAGATATGGTTAAACAGCAGAAAATTGCTGAGGAACAAGCAAAATTAAGAAAGATCCAACAGGAATTGGAATTGGAGAAGaggaaaaaagaggaagaagaacgGGAGAAGAGAGAGGAGGAAGAAAACAGGAGGAAGAAACACGAGATTGAGATGAGAAGGAAGCTAGAAGAGGAGCAGAAAAGAAAACAGGAAGAAGAAGATAAAAAGACTGCTGCAGTTCTTCAAGTATGCCCTTTACCTTCTTATCGATAGTAAACGTTTTTGCACTCTTCACATGCACGGTATGTAATTCAAGAACTAAATTGAATTTTTCGCTTTTTCCAAAGGCGCAGTTGGAGAAAGAAGCAATGGAAGAGAGCAAATACCGTGAGTTATTGGAGCAAGAAAGAAGAGATCACGAATTGGCTGTTAGATTAGCTCAAGAGTCGAATGGACAAGTCGAAGACTCTCCGCTGCCTGTGAGGAGGTATGGTATTAATATTGGATTTTGTAGAAAGTCCAGTATTTGGAATatgttattacattttatttttctattggTGAGAAGTAGAGCGAACTACATGGAATAATCTGTGCGAATATCTTGTTCCAACGATACTAAATTTTATGAAATTAATCTTGTTGTTAGAGAAATTTGTTATGAAACAGAAAATAAGATATCGTTTTGTTGAATATGTACATATAGCGGTTCCGATGTACGAGTACCATCAAACAACAACAGGCTAGCAAGGTAACGCAAAATTTGTTGAGGCCTATTGCACGCGTGACAATACTAACATCTAACAATATTTTGTGATTAATTTTTTAACACGTATTCTTTCTTTCAATACTAAAAATGTACAGAATCTATAATTTATggatttgttatattttaacaCGTTTATGCATGGTCTTCGCTTGTTGTGCATGTTTCGAAATAAAAGCACGATTACATTCTTACTAAATATTTTTGCTAGCTGCAAGAGCAAAATATGTACTTGCATACaaaaaaaattgataaaaatGTTTGTATGAATACTCCTTTCGGGTGTCAATAATAGTTGTAATCTAAACAATCAATGTATTCCATAAATATCAATCAATTACTTTTGAAATCATAGATCGGAGCAGGTGCGTAATAACCAGGCCGCTATGGTGAACAAAAAGTATGATTTATCCAAGTGGAAGTATTCGGAATTACGAGATGCTATAAACACATCCTGTGATATCGAGTTGTTAGAGGTAAGCATGATTTTGAATTATCACGCGGATGTAAAATAAGTAAAGTAATTGTTATCGTTTAATTATTTGTTTGACAGGCTTGTCGACATGAGTTTCATCGAAGATTAAAGGTTTATCACGCTTGGAAGGCGAGAAATCGCAGACGAACGACTATGGATGAGAACGAAAGGGCGCCAAAGTCTATTATGGAAGCTGGTAGAATTTCATAATTTGATTTATCTTTGAACACATATACAGAATATTTGTTTAACGTGTTAATTTATTGCAATATCTGCTTTATAGCTGCAAAAACACCGAGATCCCAAATGAAACAATCTATTGTCGGCTCCTCGCAAAGATATTTTAGAATTCCTTTTGTACGACCAACCGCGCCTGGACAACAAGATAATTCGCATATCTCTGGCAAACGAGGGTGGTGGTACGCTCATTTTGATGGTCAATACGTTGCCAGGCAAATGGAACTTCATCCAGATAAGGCACCAATTCTATTAGTAGCAGGTAAGGTTCTAAACTGTTTATTTTTATCATTCGTGATCTGCAGTTTAACTAGACTCACACATACTTGCTCCATATTTTATATCGTGAATAAGTATTAATTCTAATTAAAAgggtattagaaagctatataCTGTACTTATATTCTTATGTATTATACTACACGTTATAGATTTTATTTTTGTTGGTGGACTGTAAAATGCTAATTTATTTCCATTACAATTATCTCAATGCAATAATGATTTATTTATCATGCATAATACTCAAAACCAttgcacacacacacatatatatatatatataggtatcGTTCTCATTATTCATGAAGCATTTTTAAAAATTTCGCATCAGAAACAAACAGAAGTAAATAGATATGTACATTTATTGTTAATTACGaatttatttattgtggaggaaaaattaatttttgtaaaagGTATCGACGACATGCAAATGTGTGAACTGAGTCTAGACGAGACTGGGCTGACCAGGAAACGAGGTGCAGAGGTGTTGGAACATGAATTCAACCGCGAGTGGGAGAAACACGGGGGTAAACAGTACATTCCATCGTGCGAGCGTAAGAAATGAGGCCGCACTGTGGAACCGGGTACATAGTTGTCTTAACGTATATCTTACAAATTTTTTTGTCTCAAGACACTTCAATTTGCTTTGAACATTAAACAAAAATTCGAgtcacttacattattttacgCTTAAAATATTTTAAGGACTCGAAGGTTTTGCAATTTTTATAAGACGCGTTGCGCTAGAATGAGAAATGAATTGTAGAAGAACAAATTTTCAAGACTTTCAAGTGTTTTAAGTCATCAAATTATGGTGGAAGTGATACAAATTTTCATTATTTCGAGATTCAAATGACTATTACTATCCGTAGCACAGTACCTTAGAATTGGTGTCTTTCTTAATTAAACTCAAAAGATTATACCTTGGAAAGCACGATAAGTTCAGTTAATTTTGTTTATTAATTATGAAACTTGTTAGTTGAAAGATGTAGAGTGTTATTACTGAATCCACAGCGGATTAATGGATCGTTGGACGTATTTAGAATGTATGTAACTATCTGTCTGACACTTGGTGTGTAGTAAACTATGCGCAATATTTTAATTAGGTAGTAATATCAGTGCACGTGGCAACATTATTTGCTAACGTGACAAATCTAACTGCGTTTAATATTCTAGATCATTATAAAATCGCGCCGAGAGTTTTCTAATTAAACGGAATCAAACATATATTTGTAGAGAAAAACTAAAGATCTCATCAAAGATTTGATCCAGTTTTCGATTAGAATGTCGATTCGCCTTGTGAAAGTAAATTATGGTATTAAGTTTGATAGTAGAGATTGatgaatatttttataatagtacataaatatattttatattttgcaatgaaaagGCGTCACGGTTTCATCGATCAATATAAAAGTTCGTTGGATAGAGATTATCTCTGGCTATATGAATAATTTTACTtatttataagatatattatggcaCATTTATCGCGAATTGTCTTTTTGTGATTATGAAAAGAAAAATCTGATCAAATAAATAGTTACACATCAatcaaatataaataaataatattctcTCCATTTCTTTGTTCATATTAACTTTAGGAATATTGGTGTAAGAAAAAATATTGCTGTAAATTAAGAAACCATTTTTTTTCAGTAagaaattataaataatttatttgtaTATGCAAAATGGTGTCGCCGCTAGTCTTAATATATGGTAATACTTGCCGTAAAAGTTGCAGTACAGAGGCAACACACGAGCTGTGGTACGATCATCACATCACTATAACATGCGATGTCATCTGGCAAATTCTTAGAGCAATCTTCATTCAAGATAAAAGTAATTTATCTACTTTAATATTAGACTTATATATGTACGATTCTCATTTTAATTCTAATTTTATATTATTCTGATTGTagggaatgtataatatatatatataagtattaTAAAGTTTTCttgaaaaaataatttattttaggtAAATGTATGAGAAATATGAGTTTGAAGATCCTGTCTCCTGTTACGATTTCATTAAAaggatttttattaaatattcacTAAGTGACATAGACAAAGTACAAATCTAATTAAGTTCTACCCTAGTTTTTAACTAGGTGGTACCCAGCCTCCAAATGCGCTTTCTAATTCTTTGGCAACTGCTAAGCAAAGACGATCTTGCAAAGTCGCAGATAATACCTGTAATAGGACAGTGAACCGATAAAATGAAAATCAAAATTTAAGAAATGCAATTAAAAGAAATTGGGAATAATTTAAAAATCAACGAAGAATCAAATACCAATGAAAGTATGATTTATACTAAAAATCAATGGAGGTAAGTAGCCAATAAAATGCTATTCAGAATTGATTCATTTATAGCTTGGCGTGTATTTACTGAACCGCGACGTTATGCATTCGTTAAGATAAAGATTTTTattgaatatttatattttaacaGAACTGCGACGTAAGCTGAGGGCTACCTATACTAATAAATTGATTTTCTAAAGTATGTACCTGGAATCCAATAGGTATACCATCTTTATTCAATCCCATCGGTACGTGAATCGACGGTATGCAGCAGAGATTGCCGATTATGCTGAATCTGTTATATTCCATCATAAAATTCAATTGTTTGGGATACATTAATAGACTAGGATACGTAGGAATGATCAGAACTCCATTATCTTGCAGCAAATCCTGCAAATGATACGAGGCATTTTTGATAATTCATTTGATATAAAAGTGTAAAGATATTGTATTAATCGGATTGATGTTACATTGATTTTTTTACGAAGTTCTTCTTTCGCAGATAACCAGTACTGGTTCGTTGAAGTACTCTGTAATATTTCCGAGGTTACGGACATTTGTAATAGACATGTTTGGAAAGTAAAATCCGACAAGCCAAGCAACGACTTTATAAATTCAAGATGCGGATTGTATTTCTGTAAAAGAAAAATGTTATAAGTCGCAATAAGAGGAGTACTGTCGTAATTATCATTACCCCTGGGTTATGGATGtctaagaagtctattggtatCTTGGAACTTTTAAATACAGCCCACAGCATGTAGAATGGCTTACTCATCAGATCATCCGACCACTGAaaagtaattattttttaaataattataaatttttaGTGTTATCGAAATTTTTCGGATACTCTGCTCCTTCGTTGATAGTTGATAACTGCTTGAATTCAAATATTTGAACAATAAATTCGGTAGTCGTTCTtcgtataaaatataataaaattatatattacttTTTTAACATAAGCACCCTTCTTTGAAAGGTACTCCACAGCTTTATCAATTGCATTTCTTATGTCTGGCGGGGTGGTTACAGCAAAAGGTGTGTTGCACCTTATATCATTCGCGTAAAATATCTTCAAATTTTTTATATCAACCGGCTCGTCCAAATGCAATGGTATCGCAGATTTTGCGGACAACACTTTCATTGCCATGTAAATGTCTTCCATATGTCGTGCCAACGGTCCCAGCGCAAGCATTCCATTAAAAGTCTCTTCTTCTACTTCAGGCCATTGTCCTTCCAAGGGAATGATACCTGAACACATTCATAAAGTAATATCAACCTGCGAACTGCCCTTCTGATTTCGACGCTCCGCGCTAACACAAGTACAGCTCGACTAATCACGTTCTTATCGTATTGTGTTAATATCACACAAAGCATCAAAATCCAAAGGAGACTCTCTGTACTTACATCGTAATAACTTTGAAAAAAAAGCAGAATACAAGGTGCTACATAAGGAAACTGTCTTTTAGTTATTCGTTAAGTTTTTAATTAGTCAAAATTCAATTGGTGATTAAATCAGTTGAAAAtagctattaattaattaaagtaTTTAAGTTAATACAATACCTGATGAAGGTTTGAAACCAAAAATACCAGTCATGTGCGCTGGTATTCTTATAGAGCCCGCTAAATCCGTGCCAAGACCAAGCACGGATGCCCCTGAGGATATCAAAGCAGCCTACGATGAAAAAGAAAGGTATTTGTTAATGCCCAGAGTCTGTAACCAAATATTCTTCTTCATTAAGTATAGATGCGAAATTTAATTTTGTATAAAAAAGTATTTATTTCCACAATTATCTTTTTTTTATGCATGTACTGAGCATAACTACGCGATTGGACTTGTTACCTCACCCCCTGATGATCCCCCTGGAGATTTTCTCGTGTTGTATGGATTGTATGTGGTGCCGTACAGATGGTTGGTAGTGTTGTAACCGGCGCACAAGTGCGGAATATTGCTAACCAGCAAGGGGATGGCACCGGCGTCTTTTAGCAATTTTACTGCGGCTCCGTCATCTAAAGCTTTTTGTCCTGCTCTACAAACGGTACCGGCTGTATGACTCAAACCTAATTTCAGAAATGAggaaaaaatatatgtatagtaCATATACGCATATTTCGCAGCCTCTCTATCGATGATACTACTATTAGCTTTAAAAATTGCAAATTATGAATTAACCGTGTTCTACACTACACTACACGCCAGGAAGATTACCTTTAACACCACATATCTCTTTAATGGTCACTGGGACACCGTAAAGAGGTTTTTCCGTTTCCAGATACGAAGCGGTGACTTTTCCATCTTTTAGCTGGGCATCGTACATTTTCGCTTCGTAAAGAGCATCTTCAAACCGTTCGTTTACTACTGCATTTAGCAAGCTATTTACTTCCTTAATGCGCTCAATGTACGCCTGTACTACCATTTCGCTGGAAAGCTTTTTCCAAAGTTGCAAATTATGATTACTTTTGTAAGTTGAAAAGTCCGCTTTTTATTTGTTGCAATGTAGATAAAAGcgataagaaaaaaaataagaaaactCGTAAATGGACAGCAGAAATCGAACGATTTCTAGCAAGTAAATTACTTACTTCTCCATTTCTGATCTTCCTGGCTAATGTGGTTGCACTTAATTTTAATATAGGATTCGTAATTGCAGACACTTTTGATGGTTTCCTACAGTTCATCAGCCAGAGGAAGGGATGCATTATAGTGACTAGAATGCGTATTAAGATTAGGGATATGATCACAAGTGGGTTCAGCATTTTTTTCTGAAATCAGAGACAAATTATTCAATATCGATATTAATTTGGACCCAAAAAGGACCCAAGTATATTGGATGTTTATTGGTTACTCTAACTCCGATCTATCTATGGAATCTCTAATCAATTTATCGTAGAATTCAATTGGACTGGATTCGATTTGAAAGAGGCCCTCTTGTTCAATTCGAAACAGGATTCGAAACTAGTGGTCAGTTTCATATGATGAATTGCGGCATTAATTCTAATATTATGTATGTGCGAACAAGATACAAAATCCAACTGAATAAATTAATTTCTTCGATTGTTAGTTGCATAGAGCATGACTCTGTTATATTTCTCTCTCTTCAAAGAATATTAATGAAGACTGCAATATTTAATAGAATAAACAGTTACTAAGCAGCtaaatacatatatttacaataATAATATGGGTCTGCTAAATAAGCTAATAGAAATTTGTGCATGAATAAGCAGTATTTGAATGAAAGGCATAAGCTTTTAATGTTTTGTTAAAACATTACTTGTGTTTACTTATTTTCTGATTATGAAACGGTGAAAAAACTTCGATAATGTGTTATATAATATTACTCCGTACCCAGACATTAGAGTCTTAGAAGCAAAAGATACAACGAAAAATAAAAGCATGGATCTTTCATCACGTTTTTCAAGGCATAACTCAAATGATATCAGACGTTGGTGGTCTAcacgatggcacatagcatctTCACAGCAGTTCACATAACACCAATTTTCCTATTTAATTAGAGGCAAACATATATACGATTCCATTTGATAAAAATAGTCTGATCTTGAAGTTACAAGACGTTCCAACGTACTCCGTTAAATCGTACATCTTAATAAAAAGTTTCAGATACATGAAGCAATGTCAAGTCACCGAAATAATTAATTGTTAGGACTTACTAATTCGTTCTTCGCACCACGGTCACGACTAACACTGTTATGGAATCAGCTGCGGTCAGGAGTTCACGTTCGGTTCCCTCTGATCATCTTCTGCTCGCGGACTCGGACACTTGAATAGACCGCATGCTTACGCGTTCGCTGATTAAAGAGGTGAGGATTGTGTTTTTTTAGCTGGTGTAAACTATGCTCCTCTCCGTATCAGTTATATGAATCTCAT
The sequence above is a segment of the Xylocopa sonorina isolate GNS202 chromosome 7, iyXylSono1_principal, whole genome shotgun sequence genome. Coding sequences within it:
- the Jar gene encoding myosin heavy chain 95F jaguar isoform X1, which encodes MENQQVWVRDPQEGFVIGKFTDMVDGDALIVPLDPKYSQRTCSLDEVYPAGEYTKDVEDNCALMYLNEATLLNNIRTRYFKDRIYTYVANILIAVNPYCEVKDLYSAETIKAYKGKSLGETPPHVFAIADKAFRDMKVLKQSQSIIVSGESGAGKTESTKYLLRYLCDLWGSTAGPIEQKILDANPVLEAFGNAKTKRNNNSSRFGKFMEVHFDSKCQVVGGYISHYLLEKSRVCLQSPDERNYHVFYMMCAGAPPELRAKLGITKPDDFHYLKNGCTQYFCNEESEKKLNDAQKSQEQITKGSLHDPILDDVEGFNAIDQERATALTRLGLTEAERMEIYTMVAAVLHLGNIMFEDNPEDTKGGSRICVSSEKAMIMSAKLLGVDPEELRQALVSKVMQTSRGGIKGTVIMVPLKVYEANNARDALAKAIYSKLFDHIVARINKSIPFKASSYYIGVLDIAGFEYFKVNSFEQFCINYCNEKLQQFFNERILKYEQDLYARESLNVPKISYVDNQDCIDLIESKNMGIFSLLDEESKLPTHSFAHFTSEVHRVWSSHFRITLPRTSRLKAHRELRDDEGFVIRHYAGGVCYQTNLFIEKNNDALHASLEALIQESNNKFLRTQFANNSCQKGKLTFISVGSKFKTQLGELMDKLKSNGTNFIRCIKPNNDMVAHQFDGNSILGQLRCSGMTSVLELMEHGYPSRVPFQELYNMYKSYLPPELAKLEPRFFCEALLHSLKLNKKDFKFGITRVFFKPGKFAEFDKIMKSDPENLRKLVANVKKWLLKSRWNKMQFCALSVIKLKNKIIYRRQHLIILQKTARMYIAKKQHRPRVKGIVKIKNLKTQLVGMEETAKQLRNREKPMSDVKRLQDDLEAAIKRIKNNERIKPSEIDSLYTNLVNQVNKQMASLQDMVKQQKIAEEQAKLRKIQQELELEKRKKEEEEREKREEEENRRKKHEIEMRRKLEEEQKRKQEEEDKKTAAVLQAQLEKEAMEESKYRELLEQERRDHELAVRLAQESNGQVEDSPLPVRSGSDVRVPSNNNRLARSEQVRNNQAAMVNKKYDLSKWKYSELRDAINTSCDIELLEACRHEFHRRLKVYHAWKARNRRRTTMDENERAPKSIMEAAAKTPRSQMKQSIVGSSQRYFRIPFVRPTAPGQQDNSHISGKRGWWYAHFDGQYVARQMELHPDKAPILLVAGIDDMQMCELSLDETGLTRKRGAEVLEHEFNREWEKHGGKQYIPSCERKK
- the Jar gene encoding myosin heavy chain 95F jaguar isoform X3; the encoded protein is MENQQVWVRDPQEGFVIGKFTDMVDGDALIVPLDPKYSQRTCSLDEVYPAGEYTKDVEDNCALMYLNEATLLNNIRTRYFKDRIYTYVANILIAVNPYCEVKDLYSAETIKAYKGKSLGETPPHVFAIADKAFRDMKVLKQSQSIIVSGESGAGKTESTKYLLRYLCDLWGSTAGPIEQKILDANPVLEAFGNAKTKRNNNSSRFGKFMEVHFDSKCQVVGGYISHYLLEKSRVCLQSPDERNYHVFYMMCAGAPPELRAKLGITKPDDFHYLKNGCTQYFCNEESEKKLNDAQKSQEQITKGSLHDPILDDVEGFNAIDQERATALTRLGLTEAERMEIYTMVAAVLHLGNIMFEDNPEDTKGGSRICVSSEKAMIMSAKLLGVDPEELRQALVSKVMQTSRGGIKGTVIMVPLKVYEANNARDALAKAIYSKLFDHIVARINKSIPFKASSYYIGVLDIAGFEYFKVNSFEQFCINYCNEKLQQFFNERILKYEQDLYARESLNVPKISYVDNQDCIDLIESKNMGIFSLLDEESKLPTHSFAHFTSEVHRVWSSHFRITLPRTSRLKAHRELRDDEGFVIRHYAGGVCYQTNLFIEKNNDALHASLEALIQESNNKFLRTQFANNSCQKGKLTFISVGSKFKTQLGELMDKLKSNGTNFIRCIKPNNDMVAHQFDGNSILGQLRCSGMTSVLELMEHGYPSRVPFQELYNMYKSYLPPELAKLEPRFFCEALLHSLKLNKKDFKFGITRVFFKPGKFAEFDKIMKSDPENLRKLVANVKKWLLKSRWNKMQFCALSVIKLKNKIIYRRQHLIILQKTARMYIAKKQHRPRVKGIVKIKNLKTQLVGMEETAKQLRNREKPMSDVKRLQDDLEAAIKRIKNNERIKPSEIDSLYTNLVNQVNKQMASLQDMVKQQKIAEEQAKLRKIQQELELEKRKKEEEEREKREEEENRRKKHEIEMRRKLEEEQKRKQEEEDKKTAAVLQAQLEKEAMEESKYRELLEQERRDHELAVRLAQESNGQVEDSPLPVRRSEQVRNNQAAMVNKKYDLSKWKYSELRDAINTSCDIELLEACRHEFHRRLKVYHAWKARNRRRTTMDENERAPKSIMEAAAKTPRSQMKQSIVGSSQRYFRIPFVRPTAPGQQDNSHISGKRGWWYAHFDGQYVARQMELHPDKAPILLVAGIDDMQMCELSLDETGLTRKRGAEVLEHEFNREWEKHGGKQYIPSCERKK
- the Jar gene encoding myosin heavy chain 95F jaguar isoform X4, encoding MENQQVWVRDPQEGFVIGKFTDMVDGDALIVPLDPKYSQRTCSLDEVYPAGEYTKDVEDNCALMYLNEATLLNNIRTRYFKDRIYTYVANILIAVNPYCEVKDLYSAETIKAYKGKSLGETPPHVFAIADKAFRDMKVLKQSQSIIVSGESGAGKTESTKYLLRYLCDLWGSTAGPIEQKILDANPVLEAFGNAKTKRNNNSSRFGKFMEVHFDSKCQVVGGYISHYLLEKSRVCLQSPDERNYHVFYMMCAGAPPELRAKLGITKPDDFHYLKNGCTQYFCNEESEKKLNDAQKSQEQITKGSLHDPILDDVEGFNAIDQALTRLGLTEAERMEIYTMVAAVLHLGNIMFEDNPEDTKGGSRICVSSEKAMIMSAKLLGVDPEELRQALVSKVMQTSRGGIKGTVIMVPLKVYEANNARDALAKAIYSKLFDHIVARINKSIPFKASSYYIGVLDIAGFEYFKVNSFEQFCINYCNEKLQQFFNERILKYEQDLYARESLNVPKISYVDNQDCIDLIESKNMGIFSLLDEESKLPTHSFAHFTSEVHRVWSSHFRITLPRTSRLKAHRELRDDEGFVIRHYAGGVCYQTNLFIEKNNDALHASLEALIQESNNKFLRTQFANNSCQKGKLTFISVGSKFKTQLGELMDKLKSNGTNFIRCIKPNNDMVAHQFDGNSILGQLRCSGMTSVLELMEHGYPSRVPFQELYNMYKSYLPPELAKLEPRFFCEALLHSLKLNKKDFKFGITRVFFKPGKFAEFDKIMKSDPENLRKLVANVKKWLLKSRWNKMQFCALSVIKLKNKIIYRRQHLIILQKTARMYIAKKQHRPRVKGIVKIKNLKTQLVGMEETAKQLRNREKPMSDVKRLQDDLEAAIKRIKNNERIKPSEIDSLYTNLVNQVNKQMASLQDMVKQQKIAEEQAKLRKIQQELELEKRKKEEEEREKREEEENRRKKHEIEMRRKLEEEQKRKQEEEDKKTAAVLQAQLEKEAMEESKYRELLEQERRDHELAVRLAQESNGQVEDSPLPVRRSEQVRNNQAAMVNKKYDLSKWKYSELRDAINTSCDIELLEACRHEFHRRLKVYHAWKARNRRRTTMDENERAPKSIMEAAAKTPRSQMKQSIVGSSQRYFRIPFVRPTAPGQQDNSHISGKRGWWYAHFDGQYVARQMELHPDKAPILLVAGIDDMQMCELSLDETGLTRKRGAEVLEHEFNREWEKHGGKQYIPSCERKK